One window from the genome of bacterium encodes:
- a CDS encoding glycosyltransferase family 2 protein — protein sequence MNEPLISVIIPTHNNADTVHTAIDSIVRQTYKNLEIIIIDDNSTDDTKKVVGSVTQQDARVRYYSLPENDAERFDPILNRNTNAGYAARNFGFTKATGALITFQDADDASLLNRIEVQYDLLTKYNAIHLCTTVAPFDKKRIGTTLNMKNYPSVEDNMVGPDELYALSQTTKGLIAKLSPILNARISFHFKRLRVINKLFFGSLAPYPSAGNSPLFKREVIEKVKFRKLSDRIWPSFMGRGADRDFNFQVAETFKNSYVFPIPLYMWSRESIKK from the coding sequence ATGAACGAACCTTTGATTTCAGTTATCATACCAACACACAATAACGCAGATACTGTTCATACTGCGATTGATTCAATTGTACGACAAACCTATAAAAATCTCGAAATAATCATTATTGATGACAATAGTACAGACGACACTAAAAAGGTTGTTGGATCAGTTACACAACAGGATGCGCGGGTCAGATACTATTCTTTGCCAGAAAATGATGCGGAGCGTTTTGACCCCATTCTCAACCGCAATACTAATGCCGGATATGCGGCACGCAATTTCGGTTTCACAAAAGCGACAGGCGCCCTCATAACCTTTCAAGATGCTGACGATGCATCACTGTTAAATCGCATCGAGGTGCAGTACGACCTTCTCACTAAATACAATGCGATACATCTTTGTACAACCGTCGCACCTTTTGATAAAAAGCGTATTGGAACTACGCTCAATATGAAAAATTATCCATCAGTAGAAGACAATATGGTTGGCCCAGACGAGCTCTACGCTCTCTCGCAAACAACAAAGGGCCTAATTGCAAAACTTTCCCCGATTCTCAACGCGCGTATCTCTTTTCATTTCAAACGTCTGCGCGTTATTAACAAACTTTTCTTTGGCTCGCTCGCGCCCTATCCCAGCGCAGGAAACAGTCCGCTTTTCAAGCGCGAAGTTATTGAGAAAGTGAAATTTAGAAAACTATCCGACCGCATTTGGCCATCCTTTATGGGACGCGGTGCAGATCGGGATTTTAATTTTCAAGTAGCAGAAACATTTAAAAATAGCTATGTATTCCCTATCCCACTCTATATGTGGAGTAGAGAGTCCATAAAAAAATAA
- a CDS encoding glycosyltransferase produces MPTLSILRAYSNKLSNKLWGVVHVPAIGKKKGDVLLSYITEPFTRAPWERFTDPHTNKWECAEIARLFSIRGYAVDIINFNNPKFIPRKKYAVCIDIMQNFEHLTKYLPTNCKKVMHITSAYGEFQNTTEKQRLLDLKRRRNISLKPQRTEIVSSNPAYADFLEGLGNQTTHATYAQFKKHIYPIPISVAREFDFPEQKDFETARTHFLWFGGGGAILKGLDIVIEAFATLPELSLHIIGPAAYEKDFEQAYVKEFTLPNITRYPRPRIDKGGVMTVGGIPFTEIANKCAVMIYTSASEGTSGAVVQAMHAGLIPIITKQTGISEDAPVIICDTPTVESIRNLAMQTAKTDPSVLRKNARKAWSYAREHHTQKTFSEAYSRFIDDILHL; encoded by the coding sequence ATGCCCACACTCAGCATCCTGCGAGCTTACAGTAATAAACTATCAAACAAGCTCTGGGGTGTTGTTCATGTACCAGCTATAGGCAAGAAAAAAGGTGACGTTCTTCTTTCTTACATCACTGAACCATTCACACGTGCGCCATGGGAGCGCTTTACTGACCCACATACCAACAAATGGGAATGTGCTGAGATTGCGCGTTTGTTTTCTATACGTGGATACGCAGTCGATATTATCAATTTCAATAATCCCAAATTCATCCCTCGCAAGAAATATGCGGTGTGCATAGATATTATGCAAAACTTTGAACACTTGACCAAATACTTACCGACTAACTGCAAAAAAGTTATGCACATCACTTCTGCTTATGGCGAATTTCAAAACACCACTGAGAAACAACGACTTCTAGACCTTAAGCGACGCAGAAATATCTCCCTCAAGCCACAACGTACAGAGATTGTCTCAAGCAACCCAGCATATGCTGATTTCCTCGAGGGGCTCGGGAATCAAACCACACATGCCACATACGCTCAATTCAAGAAACATATCTATCCAATCCCCATATCAGTTGCGCGGGAATTTGATTTTCCGGAACAAAAAGATTTTGAGACTGCGCGTACGCATTTTTTATGGTTCGGCGGGGGCGGCGCAATACTTAAGGGACTTGATATTGTAATCGAGGCATTCGCTACCCTGCCTGAATTATCTTTGCACATCATTGGCCCAGCTGCCTATGAAAAAGATTTTGAGCAGGCGTATGTAAAAGAATTTACCTTACCGAATATTACCCGCTACCCTCGCCCACGCATCGACAAAGGTGGTGTAATGACTGTGGGTGGTATTCCATTTACTGAGATTGCAAATAAATGCGCAGTAATGATTTACACTTCAGCTTCCGAAGGGACGTCGGGCGCGGTTGTACAGGCAATGCATGCCGGACTTATCCCGATCATCACAAAACAAACAGGGATTTCCGAGGATGCGCCGGTCATCATTTGCGATACACCTACCGTAGAATCGATCCGCAATCTCGCTATGCAAACCGCCAAAACCGACCCCTCCGTTCTCCGTAAAAATGCACGCAAGGCATGGAGTTATGCGCGCGAGCATCACACACAAAAAACTTTCAGTGAAGCATACTCACGTTTTATTGATGATATACTCCATCTATGA
- a CDS encoding radical SAM protein: MNKNIPERICLIIPPSIFLLDERVFMSLGVLRVAAVLEQVGTKVEVLDLSGIINYKDVALEHALRSRAEIFGFTATTPQLPAVAEIVEVIKRIRPNAKTILGGPHVTLVNAAYKREVLQGVPGRAVLAMQKLEASFDTLLAGDGEEAIFLACNPSAPKLVDADNVKSSLFLDNTRLNALPFPARHLVDIESYHYSIEGVSALSLIAQLGCPFNCGFCGGRESPMLRRIRTRTSENIVEEMVHLYKTTGRRGFMFYDDELNVNKKIVELMELIARTQRDLNTTWRLRGFIKSELFTDEQAEAMHEAGFRWILTGFESGSPRILKNINKIATREENTRCVEIARRHNLKVKALMSIGHPGETNETVCDTESWLLEVCPADFDVTIITCYPGTPYYDHAVPDPDKQGIWTYVCPKTNDRLHQVEIDYMTISDYYKGKPDGGYQSYVFTDFLSPEELVTLRDGVERNVREILNIPFNPGAPAVQYEHSMGQMGGIPLNILRMTET; encoded by the coding sequence ATGAACAAAAATATTCCGGAGCGAATTTGTTTAATCATACCGCCCTCCATATTTCTTTTGGACGAGCGTGTATTTATGAGCCTCGGAGTTTTACGGGTGGCAGCTGTTCTCGAGCAAGTAGGTACAAAGGTAGAAGTATTAGATCTTTCTGGGATCATTAATTATAAAGATGTCGCCTTAGAGCACGCACTACGCTCAAGGGCTGAAATTTTCGGCTTTACTGCAACAACTCCGCAACTTCCTGCTGTAGCAGAAATTGTCGAAGTAATTAAAAGGATACGACCCAATGCTAAAACAATTCTCGGCGGTCCCCATGTGACACTCGTAAATGCGGCATACAAGAGGGAAGTATTACAGGGTGTTCCAGGAAGAGCTGTTTTGGCAATGCAAAAGCTAGAAGCATCATTCGATACGCTTCTTGCGGGAGATGGAGAAGAAGCAATTTTTCTTGCTTGTAATCCAAGCGCACCAAAACTTGTTGATGCAGATAATGTAAAATCAAGTTTATTTCTTGACAATACGCGCCTCAACGCTCTTCCATTTCCTGCACGGCATTTAGTTGATATTGAGAGTTATCATTATTCAATCGAGGGGGTATCCGCTTTATCGCTCATTGCCCAGCTCGGATGTCCGTTTAATTGTGGTTTTTGCGGCGGAAGGGAATCTCCCATGTTGCGGCGGATTAGAACACGTACTTCAGAGAATATTGTAGAAGAGATGGTTCATCTCTATAAAACTACGGGCCGTCGCGGTTTCATGTTTTATGATGATGAGTTGAATGTTAACAAAAAAATTGTTGAACTGATGGAGTTAATTGCAAGGACGCAACGTGACCTTAATACGACATGGCGTTTGCGTGGTTTTATAAAATCAGAGCTCTTTACCGATGAACAAGCAGAAGCGATGCATGAAGCCGGATTTCGCTGGATTTTAACAGGATTTGAATCTGGCTCACCGCGCATTCTGAAAAATATTAACAAAATCGCTACCAGGGAAGAAAATACACGTTGCGTTGAGATAGCCCGTCGACATAACCTTAAGGTTAAGGCTCTGATGTCTATTGGTCATCCCGGGGAAACAAATGAAACAGTCTGTGATACTGAAAGTTGGCTTTTGGAAGTATGCCCTGCTGACTTCGATGTTACCATTATCACGTGCTACCCTGGTACCCCTTATTATGATCACGCTGTTCCAGACCCGGATAAGCAGGGCATTTGGACATATGTTTGTCCGAAAACAAATGACCGGCTTCATCAGGTTGAGATCGATTATATGACGATCAGTGATTACTATAAGGGTAAGCCGGATGGCGGTTACCAATCCTACGTCTTTACTGATTTTCTTTCACCGGAGGAATTGGTGACACTGCGTGATGGAGTCGAGAGGAATGTTCGTGAAATTTTGAACATCCCTTTCAATCCGGGAGCGCCTGCTGTGCAATATGAACATTCAATGGGACAAATGGGGGGAATTCCCCTAAATATCCTTCGAATGACAGAAACTTAA